A part of Paenibacillus sp. 481 genomic DNA contains:
- a CDS encoding YheC/YheD family protein — protein MKAKISYQARSRRKGVSSKWKKTLVLVRNSHVRRYVPYTLRYSDSSLSKLVNHYRIVYVKPERGSHGRGVMRVEKRPSKRNKRSPYWAHTGKKIHSRLTWNALRRALRPRTSKESYLVQQGINMLRYHGRLFDFRVVTQLDRNQEWQLTGMLARVAQPSKAVTNGSQGADIKTVKAVLLSHGRNVRDFKQATAKLRECCLLSARQLHKSYPFLRELGFDIALDKKLHPWILEVNTNPEVIPFAKLSDKTMFHRIMRYRRLEK, from the coding sequence GTGAAAGCGAAGATTTCTTATCAAGCAAGAAGTCGCAGAAAAGGTGTATCTAGCAAGTGGAAAAAAACCTTAGTGCTTGTCCGAAATAGCCACGTCCGTCGTTACGTCCCTTACACATTGCGATATAGCGACTCTTCACTTAGCAAACTAGTGAACCATTATCGAATCGTATATGTGAAACCTGAACGCGGCTCGCATGGCCGTGGTGTTATGCGTGTCGAGAAACGGCCGTCTAAGCGCAATAAACGTTCTCCCTACTGGGCGCACACAGGCAAAAAAATCCACTCACGCCTAACATGGAATGCACTACGTAGAGCCTTAAGACCTCGTACTTCCAAAGAATCATACCTCGTCCAACAAGGCATTAATATGCTCCGCTATCACGGGCGTCTGTTCGACTTTCGTGTCGTCACACAGCTCGATCGCAATCAAGAATGGCAGCTAACGGGGATGTTAGCACGCGTTGCGCAACCATCCAAAGCAGTGACAAACGGCAGTCAAGGTGCCGATATCAAAACAGTCAAAGCCGTTCTCCTATCCCATGGACGTAACGTACGTGATTTCAAACAGGCAACTGCTAAGCTGCGTGAGTGTTGCCTATTATCCGCAAGACAGTTGCATAAGTCATATCCATTTTTGCGTGAGCTTGGCTTTGACATCGCCCTCGATAAGAAGCTGCATCCATGGATTTTAGAAGTAAATACGAATCCCGAAGTCATACCGTTCGCCAAGCTTTCCGACAAAACCATGTTCCACCGTATTATGCGCTACCGCCGCTTAGAGAAGTAA
- a CDS encoding nucleoside triphosphate pyrophosphohydrolase: MKHYNKLVRDRIPQIIEAQGQVHDTITLDEQLFVKALKEKLQEELNEFLEAEEVLELADMLEVIYALAAVKGVSRDELERLRLKKAQQNGGFGDRLFLKTVMEK, encoded by the coding sequence ATGAAACATTACAATAAACTTGTTAGAGATCGAATTCCACAAATTATTGAGGCGCAAGGTCAGGTGCACGACACGATTACGCTGGATGAGCAGCTATTTGTGAAGGCGTTGAAGGAGAAGCTTCAGGAGGAATTAAACGAATTTTTAGAGGCAGAAGAAGTGTTGGAGCTGGCAGATATGTTGGAAGTCATATATGCACTTGCGGCAGTGAAAGGTGTCTCCCGAGACGAACTGGAACGTTTGAGGCTGAAAAAAGCGCAGCAAAATGGTGGATTCGGTGATCGACTATTTTTAAAAACCGTGATGGAGAAGTAG
- a CDS encoding DUF1361 domain-containing protein, whose protein sequence is MIGHEHHKSIVNKLSIIIGLYVVSIFFAQDHFLGYMVWNIMLAAIPFYMAVLIYRNVSKGVTTEVRHKVVLAILSLIWFLFYPNTSYIITDLIHIQSQKFIVVNPNYTPYSNEARLLFNPDFALWHHMYTIVMGVFIAVALSFVALYVIQQLLADKWNRTIGWSFVITMQLLSGFAIYLGRFIRWNSWDILTDPSNILVIITRDIHLESIQFTLLFGTANLVIYIILYVLVHRPIVRT, encoded by the coding sequence ATGATCGGTCATGAACATCATAAATCTATCGTTAATAAGCTAAGTATCATAATCGGATTATATGTTGTGTCCATCTTTTTTGCTCAGGATCACTTTCTTGGCTATATGGTATGGAATATAATGCTCGCTGCGATCCCTTTTTATATGGCGGTACTTATTTATCGCAATGTAAGCAAAGGGGTTACAACAGAAGTGCGCCACAAAGTCGTACTTGCTATTTTGTCACTTATCTGGTTTTTGTTTTATCCGAATACCTCATATATCATTACCGATCTCATCCATATTCAAAGCCAGAAATTTATTGTAGTAAATCCGAATTACACCCCTTACTCCAACGAGGCACGATTATTGTTCAATCCGGACTTTGCACTTTGGCATCATATGTACACTATCGTTATGGGGGTCTTTATCGCTGTTGCGCTAAGCTTCGTTGCCCTTTATGTCATTCAACAATTGCTTGCGGACAAGTGGAATCGTACAATTGGCTGGAGCTTCGTCATCACGATGCAGCTTCTCAGTGGGTTTGCGATCTATTTAGGCAGATTTATTCGCTGGAACAGTTGGGACATCCTTACCGACCCTAGCAATATTTTGGTCATTATCACGCGTGACATACATCTGGAGTCAATCCAATTTACACTGCTTTTCGGCACTGCTAATTTGGTGATTTATATCATTTTGTATGTTTTGGTTCATCGTCCGATAGTAAGAACATAA
- a CDS encoding lytic polysaccharide monooxygenase, translating to MIQQTFWNKLSLKATPLLVTGGVLLGLAGTLAVAETASAHGYIEAPASRAYLCKQGNNNNCGQVRYEPQSVEGKKGFPAAGPADGQLAGVGLYPELDAQGTNRWQKVTMNTGQNTFNWHITARHSTSQWRYFITKTGWDQNKPLSRDSLEQFCSYQDGGKQPAEKVSHSCTVPSDRSGYHVILGVWDVADTPNAFHQVIDVNVINDGSGVKLPSVPTNVVSQSQTTSSISLSWSASSATNGIRLYEVFRNGSLVGTTSQTSFTDSGLVANTSYTYTVQAVDGLGNKSQASLGITAKTSTNGGGTTTPAWDANTVYTKGKRVLYNGVVYEAQWWVQGELPGKSGAWKTVN from the coding sequence ATGATTCAACAAACTTTTTGGAACAAACTCTCGTTAAAAGCAACACCACTGCTCGTTACAGGTGGAGTATTGCTAGGTTTAGCTGGTACATTGGCCGTGGCAGAAACAGCTTCTGCACACGGTTATATTGAAGCTCCTGCAAGCCGAGCTTATTTATGTAAGCAAGGAAATAACAACAATTGTGGACAAGTCCGTTACGAGCCGCAAAGCGTTGAAGGCAAGAAAGGCTTTCCGGCAGCTGGTCCAGCAGATGGCCAACTTGCAGGTGTAGGCCTGTACCCTGAGCTGGATGCACAAGGCACGAATCGCTGGCAAAAAGTGACGATGAACACAGGCCAAAATACGTTTAATTGGCATATCACAGCTCGTCATAGTACTTCACAGTGGAGATATTTTATTACGAAAACAGGCTGGGATCAAAACAAGCCGTTGTCACGTGATAGCTTAGAGCAATTTTGTAGCTATCAAGATGGTGGCAAACAACCAGCTGAAAAAGTAAGCCACAGCTGCACGGTTCCTTCTGATCGCAGCGGTTACCATGTGATTTTAGGTGTCTGGGATGTTGCAGATACGCCTAATGCTTTCCACCAAGTTATTGACGTGAACGTCATTAACGATGGATCGGGTGTAAAGCTTCCTTCTGTTCCTACTAATGTAGTTTCTCAGTCCCAAACGACTTCTAGCATTTCGCTTTCTTGGAGCGCTTCCTCTGCAACAAACGGCATTCGCTTGTATGAAGTATTCCGCAATGGTAGCTTAGTCGGAACAACTAGCCAAACGTCGTTTACTGACTCTGGTCTAGTGGCGAATACGTCTTACACGTATACGGTTCAAGCTGTTGATGGTTTAGGCAACAAATCGCAGGCATCCCTTGGAATTACAGCCAAAACATCGACCAATGGTGGCGGCACGACTACACCTGCTTGGGACGCGAATACCGTGTATACAAAGGGTAAACGAGTGCTCTACAATGGTGTTGTTTACGAAGCACAATGGTGGGTACAAGGTGAACTTCCAGGTAAATCAGGTGCGTGGAAAACAGTGAACTAA
- a CDS encoding VOC family protein — translation MIKGFHHAQITIPKGKEEEARSFYCGVLQLEELPKPVSLQGRGGFWVQVGNSELHIGTEDGVDRTLTKAHLAYEVMNVEAIHNRLVEHGIEVLEAVPIPGYDRFEFRDPFGNRVECIQRLH, via the coding sequence ATGATCAAAGGATTTCATCATGCGCAAATTACGATTCCAAAAGGAAAGGAAGAGGAAGCGAGAAGCTTCTATTGCGGCGTATTGCAGCTGGAAGAGCTACCTAAACCTGTTTCATTGCAAGGCAGAGGTGGATTTTGGGTGCAGGTAGGGAATAGTGAGCTGCATATCGGCACCGAAGATGGGGTGGATCGTACCTTGACAAAGGCGCATCTGGCGTACGAAGTGATGAATGTCGAGGCGATACATAACCGATTAGTAGAACACGGAATTGAAGTACTCGAAGCCGTTCCTATTCCAGGCTATGATCGTTTTGAATTTAGGGATCCGTTCGGAAATCGAGTGGAATGTATTCAGCGGCTCCATTAG
- a CDS encoding lipid II flippase Amj family protein, which produces MWNRRFGVLFDKIILIAGLTMLIHLVETLSYAFRLAGVRVGKIVVAISLTGIIVLISRTSNLIQAPLTGKMIDHAIAYNDFNIELVFRIFIGSASVGTLLALFLFPSAVRLAKRIITHLEVTGSVPRLISSVTITKVRHAGHHLRKPRFSMLKSLRLMGIPKRLLVLNCLVSGIYTVGVLAALYASVLQPEFAVAASMSSGVINGVATILLTILIDPQMALLTERALHDEREKHRLGKIFALLMCSRLAGTILAQALFVPAASLISWIVVYL; this is translated from the coding sequence ATGTGGAATAGGAGGTTTGGGGTTCTGTTCGATAAAATCATTCTTATCGCTGGATTGACGATGCTCATACATTTGGTAGAAACGTTATCCTATGCATTCCGACTCGCGGGTGTAAGGGTTGGGAAGATCGTCGTCGCCATTTCACTCACAGGCATTATCGTCCTTATTTCTCGCACTTCCAACTTAATTCAAGCGCCTCTAACGGGTAAAATGATTGATCACGCGATCGCGTACAACGACTTTAATATTGAACTCGTATTTCGGATATTTATTGGCTCGGCATCGGTGGGTACGTTACTTGCGTTGTTCTTGTTCCCATCTGCTGTTCGTTTAGCCAAGCGAATCATTACGCATTTGGAAGTGACGGGTTCTGTGCCCAGACTTATTTCTTCCGTCACAATCACGAAGGTGAGGCATGCCGGCCATCACTTGCGCAAACCACGCTTTAGTATGCTAAAATCATTGCGCCTGATGGGCATCCCTAAACGTTTATTAGTATTGAACTGCCTCGTGTCAGGCATTTATACCGTCGGCGTGCTCGCAGCGTTATATGCTTCGGTGTTGCAGCCTGAATTTGCTGTAGCCGCTTCCATGTCTTCAGGTGTCATCAATGGCGTAGCGACCATTTTGTTAACTATATTAATTGACCCACAAATGGCGTTGTTAACAGAGCGTGCGCTGCACGATGAGCGGGAAAAGCACCGACTCGGTAAAATTTTTGCGCTATTAATGTGTTCCCGTTTAGCGGGCACGATATTGGCGCAGGCTTTGTTCGTTCCAGCAGCAAGCTTAATAAGCTGGATCGTGGTGTATTTGTAA
- the namA gene encoding NADPH dehydrogenase NamA, whose protein sequence is MSLLFTPITINGLALKNRIMMSPMVTSMATPDGIATEWHTLHYGARALGQVGLIMVESTVVVDPGPNNYAGVLGLWRDDHIPQLRELVRVQHLYGSKVGIQLVHIGLKTETERESVAPSAVPFQSRMPKVLNEEEIQDLVQAFKHAARRAVEAGFDVIEIHAAHGYLVNNFLSPYTNHREDKYGGTRDKRYQFLREVIDEIRSFWSGPLFVRVSAVEYGEGGNTVEDHIYFAKLMKEQGVDLIDVSSGGVLPIVPQSFPGYQVPYADAIRREAGIATAAVGLIKNGLQAEEIVQNGRADLVAIGRELLNDPFWARTAARQLGETIEAPGPYGHHWFSTP, encoded by the coding sequence ATGAGTTTACTGTTTACACCGATTACGATTAATGGCTTAGCGTTGAAAAATCGAATCATGATGTCTCCGATGGTCACGAGCATGGCAACACCGGATGGGATAGCTACAGAGTGGCATACGTTGCACTATGGTGCACGTGCACTTGGACAGGTGGGCTTAATTATGGTGGAATCCACAGTCGTTGTCGATCCAGGGCCCAATAATTACGCTGGTGTTCTCGGGCTATGGCGTGATGATCATATTCCACAATTACGTGAGCTCGTACGTGTTCAACACTTATACGGATCTAAAGTAGGCATTCAACTCGTACACATCGGTCTCAAAACAGAAACCGAGCGCGAATCGGTTGCGCCTTCTGCGGTACCTTTCCAAAGTCGGATGCCAAAAGTATTAAATGAGGAAGAGATTCAAGATCTCGTTCAGGCCTTTAAGCATGCAGCCAGAAGAGCGGTTGAAGCGGGCTTTGACGTGATCGAAATTCATGCTGCGCACGGATATTTGGTGAACAATTTCCTTTCCCCGTATACGAATCACAGAGAGGATAAATACGGTGGAACTCGCGATAAGCGCTACCAGTTCCTGCGCGAAGTAATCGATGAAATTCGCAGCTTCTGGAGCGGTCCGCTGTTCGTACGTGTATCAGCTGTCGAATACGGGGAAGGGGGCAATACGGTAGAGGATCATATTTACTTTGCGAAATTAATGAAAGAGCAAGGTGTTGACCTGATCGATGTGAGCAGCGGGGGCGTGCTACCTATTGTGCCCCAATCATTCCCAGGCTATCAAGTGCCGTATGCAGACGCTATTCGGCGGGAGGCTGGTATCGCCACCGCTGCTGTAGGCCTCATTAAGAACGGTTTACAGGCGGAAGAAATTGTGCAAAATGGACGCGCAGACCTTGTAGCGATTGGCAGAGAGTTGCTTAATGATCCATTTTGGGCACGTACAGCTGCGAGGCAATTAGGGGAGACGATTGAGGCTCCAGGACCGTACGGGCATCATTGGTTCTCAACTCCATAA
- a CDS encoding MerR family transcriptional regulator, with product MFKISEFSKLSKVSVKALRFYDQMQLLKPAHIDDVTGYRYYAAEQLLELNRILAFKELGFTLQQIVPLLQEQVSLEQIKGMFKVKKAEIQSVLRNEQEKLARLEERLQQLEAEQEINLQHVVLKEVEPQWVASFRSKATIVDIPHLFQQLDSALGKHVSNVQPRLALLHGCAACDEKMEIEVARPLSREINMHAPFTVQCIPHHPLMATIVQRLTHRCEISTASASLAMWIEKNGYVLTAGEPRRELYFFEDEHAMEPFMTEIQLAIEPKA from the coding sequence ATGTTCAAAATTAGCGAGTTTTCAAAATTAAGCAAGGTATCCGTTAAAGCGCTCCGCTTCTATGACCAGATGCAACTGCTGAAACCAGCTCATATTGATGACGTTACGGGGTACCGTTACTACGCTGCGGAACAATTATTGGAGCTTAACCGCATTTTAGCGTTTAAGGAGCTTGGTTTTACGTTGCAGCAAATCGTTCCGCTGCTGCAAGAACAAGTGAGCTTGGAACAAATTAAAGGCATGTTTAAGGTGAAAAAGGCAGAGATTCAGTCCGTGCTGCGCAACGAACAGGAGAAGCTTGCACGCTTGGAAGAACGATTGCAGCAGCTCGAAGCCGAACAGGAGATCAATCTTCAGCATGTTGTTCTCAAAGAAGTAGAACCTCAATGGGTAGCTTCTTTTCGCAGTAAGGCTACAATTGTTGACATTCCGCACTTATTTCAGCAATTAGACAGCGCGTTAGGGAAGCATGTGTCTAACGTTCAGCCACGCCTCGCTTTGCTACATGGCTGCGCAGCGTGCGATGAGAAGATGGAAATCGAAGTTGCACGTCCATTATCGCGTGAGATTAACATGCATGCGCCATTTACCGTGCAGTGCATCCCTCACCATCCGCTGATGGCGACGATTGTGCAGCGTTTGACGCATCGTTGTGAAATTAGCACGGCAAGTGCAAGCTTAGCGATGTGGATTGAAAAGAACGGCTATGTGTTAACAGCGGGCGAGCCACGACGAGAGCTCTATTTTTTCGAAGATGAGCACGCGATGGAACCGTTTATGACTGAAATTCAACTTGCAATTGAACCGAAAGCTTAA
- a CDS encoding DIP1984 family protein produces the protein MKLAEALVHRADYQRKIQQLKNRLERVIKVQEGEEPAENPTLLVAELDRTVNELTLMIQKINKTNALTPFDAQFSIADALAERDKFMQKRNLLNEMIEHASIKQDRYSRSEVKFFRTVDIIDLQQQVDTLSKSYRELDFKIQEKNWTIDLLD, from the coding sequence TTGAAACTTGCAGAAGCACTCGTTCATCGTGCCGATTATCAACGCAAAATACAACAACTGAAAAATAGATTAGAACGAGTTATAAAAGTTCAAGAAGGCGAGGAACCCGCAGAAAATCCGACGCTGCTCGTTGCCGAGCTTGATCGTACGGTGAATGAACTTACACTCATGATCCAGAAAATAAACAAAACAAACGCCTTAACGCCGTTTGATGCGCAGTTCAGTATTGCAGATGCACTGGCCGAGCGTGACAAGTTCATGCAGAAGCGCAATCTACTTAATGAAATGATCGAACATGCTTCTATTAAGCAAGATCGATATAGTCGCTCTGAAGTTAAGTTTTTCCGAACGGTTGATATTATTGATCTGCAGCAACAAGTGGATACGTTATCCAAGTCATACCGTGAACTCGATTTTAAAATTCAAGAAAAAAATTGGACGATAGATTTGCTCGATTAA
- the rpiA gene encoding ribose-5-phosphate isomerase RpiA, whose protein sequence is MNAKQLAAEKAVAYIQDGMVVGLGTGSTAYWAIHKIAERVHAGLHIRAVASSEQSERLALELGIPIVPFSQIDEIDISIDGADEVDTELNLIKGGGGALLREKVLAANSKQFIVIVDESKLVNKLGKFPLPVEIVPFAANLTINKLTELAGEVNVRSVHGREFVTDNGNLIVDCYFQEIANAKQLNQQLNLIPGVVDNGLFVGMVQQVIVGYADGTVTEMGVS, encoded by the coding sequence ATGAATGCTAAACAGCTTGCTGCGGAAAAGGCAGTTGCATATATACAAGACGGAATGGTAGTCGGTCTGGGAACAGGCTCGACAGCGTATTGGGCTATACACAAAATAGCTGAGCGAGTTCATGCGGGGCTACATATACGCGCGGTGGCAAGCTCCGAGCAATCGGAACGCTTGGCGCTCGAATTAGGCATCCCCATTGTACCTTTTTCACAAATTGATGAAATAGACATCTCGATTGATGGTGCTGACGAAGTCGATACGGAGCTAAACCTCATTAAAGGTGGTGGGGGCGCCCTGTTACGGGAAAAGGTGCTGGCTGCCAATAGTAAGCAATTTATCGTGATTGTAGATGAATCGAAGCTTGTGAATAAGCTGGGCAAGTTCCCGTTGCCTGTTGAAATCGTACCGTTTGCTGCGAATCTGACGATAAATAAGCTAACAGAGCTGGCGGGCGAGGTTAACGTTCGATCGGTTCATGGGCGCGAGTTTGTGACGGATAACGGTAATTTAATTGTCGATTGTTATTTTCAAGAAATTGCGAATGCGAAGCAGTTGAATCAGCAGTTGAATTTGATTCCTGGAGTCGTGGATAACGGGTTGTTCGTCGGTATGGTGCAGCAAGTTATCGTTGGTTATGCCGATGGGACGGTAACGGAAATGGGAGTTAGTTGA
- a CDS encoding DUF3221 domain-containing protein: protein MKQSERKRKCGADVESNVEGIIFKIEKSSNRILVVQGLNVENMHMSIDDLLHKAAQYPEAYWISGVDCEKYKLGDIVKVWFEQVEESYPAQAVATLYELVERTRMWET, encoded by the coding sequence ATGAAGCAATCGGAAAGAAAGCGAAAATGTGGAGCGGACGTGGAGTCGAATGTGGAAGGGATCATTTTTAAAATAGAAAAATCGAGCAATCGGATATTAGTGGTACAAGGTTTAAATGTGGAAAATATGCATATGAGCATAGATGATTTGCTACATAAAGCTGCCCAATATCCCGAGGCGTACTGGATCAGTGGAGTGGATTGTGAAAAATATAAGCTAGGTGATATTGTGAAAGTATGGTTCGAGCAGGTTGAGGAGTCATATCCAGCTCAAGCAGTCGCAACCTTGTATGAACTTGTAGAACGAACAAGAATGTGGGAAACTTAA
- a CDS encoding spore germination protein, which translates to MPEQPDDNDTPEHTQLSVHVADNKKMLAHLFRNNANFVVRELGVKQGEAASCVAYLNTLIDEKYVNEQLLHLTELTADDSHMSDSDRKSAVLSFLSAMGSVERLSTPHEMTAYLLEAGFICCIEGELEAFGVQIPGYKTRSIEESKIEPVVRGPREAFTEQIQTNLSMVYRRLKSVDLHAVKYKIGSNSKTEVQALYLQHLVNREVLTELERRMKLVKLDALIESAQLEEVIQDHVYSPFPQIALSERPDRIVAALNEGRIVLLVDGTPSALIVPSVFTDFLQASEDYYERYIFANLTRALRLIALVISLLGPSLYIALTTFHQEMLPTPLLLTFTAAKAGVPFPTFIEALIMEIAFELLREAGVRLPRTVGQTISIVGALIIGEAAVQSGIVSRPMVIVVATTGIASFAIPAFNAAIAFRILRFPFMFVSASLGVFGVALCALFLLLHLSSLRSFGIPFLSPIAPVRWKSWLNDIFVFPYPLRKSKHIPSPFSDIHTEETVHFQKEEESS; encoded by the coding sequence ATGCCTGAACAGCCAGACGATAACGATACGCCCGAACATACCCAGTTAAGCGTTCATGTTGCGGATAACAAAAAGATGTTGGCTCATCTATTTCGCAATAACGCGAACTTTGTTGTGCGCGAACTGGGCGTGAAACAAGGGGAGGCTGCTAGTTGTGTGGCTTATTTGAATACGCTGATTGATGAAAAATATGTAAACGAGCAGCTGCTACATTTGACCGAGCTGACGGCAGACGACAGCCATATGTCAGACAGCGACCGCAAGTCGGCCGTACTCTCATTTTTGTCAGCAATGGGCAGTGTCGAGCGACTTTCAACCCCTCATGAAATGACGGCATACCTATTGGAGGCTGGCTTTATCTGTTGTATAGAGGGGGAACTAGAAGCTTTCGGCGTGCAAATTCCAGGCTATAAGACGCGATCAATTGAAGAGTCGAAAATAGAACCTGTCGTGCGCGGGCCTAGGGAAGCATTCACCGAACAGATTCAAACGAATCTCTCTATGGTGTATCGTCGCTTAAAATCTGTTGATTTACACGCCGTCAAATACAAAATCGGCAGTAACAGTAAAACAGAGGTGCAAGCGTTATACTTGCAACACCTCGTCAATCGTGAGGTGCTCACCGAGTTGGAGCGTCGGATGAAGCTGGTGAAGCTGGATGCTCTGATCGAAAGCGCTCAGCTTGAAGAAGTGATCCAAGATCACGTCTATAGCCCCTTCCCGCAAATTGCGCTCTCGGAACGACCCGATCGCATTGTGGCCGCACTTAATGAAGGCCGAATTGTGCTGCTTGTGGATGGGACACCTTCAGCGTTAATCGTCCCCTCGGTGTTCACCGATTTTTTACAAGCAAGTGAAGATTACTATGAGCGTTACATCTTTGCCAACTTAACGCGCGCGTTGCGCCTGATCGCTTTAGTCATTTCCTTACTTGGGCCATCGTTATATATTGCGTTGACCACCTTCCATCAGGAAATGCTGCCGACACCGCTGCTGCTTACGTTTACTGCGGCTAAAGCAGGCGTACCTTTTCCTACCTTTATTGAAGCGCTCATTATGGAAATCGCGTTTGAACTGCTGCGTGAAGCGGGCGTCCGCTTACCACGCACGGTAGGGCAAACGATTAGTATTGTTGGAGCGCTCATTATCGGCGAAGCAGCCGTCCAATCAGGAATCGTGTCCAGACCGATGGTTATTGTCGTCGCAACGACCGGGATTGCCTCTTTTGCGATTCCTGCTTTTAATGCAGCCATTGCGTTTCGTATTCTGCGATTTCCGTTTATGTTCGTGTCCGCTTCACTTGGGGTGTTCGGCGTTGCCTTGTGCGCCTTATTTTTGCTGCTGCATCTAAGCTCACTGCGCTCATTCGGCATTCCATTTCTTTCGCCCATTGCACCTGTGCGTTGGAAGAGCTGGCTCAATGATATATTTGTATTTCCTTATCCATTACGTAAATCCAAACATATTCCTTCACCGTTTTCGGATATTCATACCGAAGAAACGGTCCATTTTCAAAAAGAAGAGGAGTCTTCATGA
- a CDS encoding Ger(x)C family spore germination protein, translating into MFRCSWSLKLALCLCLFVVGPGCSLDVRELDEVSIVMATGIDWDANTNKHRIIVYALQPASKGSSAQSNGLMEWLGAGNGNSVMESAQSLRNRASKKLFWFHNRIFVIGKEAAQHSLPEIVDFLQRNREIRNTSLMLVSDGTAEQMLKVRPETKDLLVNELFGMIRNQDETGKSLGISVKDMINRNANATQGFLTGRLVAYQPKEKSEDVLALEGTSILRNGKFIGWLNSEETAVARLLTDRDTDKVQFTCVIKDGAKPFGAITSLSTIKSRSIRPYFVRNRPHIDIDFDLLCQINEIANKHTLSQQDISTLEQHIETYVQQQVTAIIKKAQQQTRVDYLGFSEQFYKHHPTKWNQLKSNWDDVFATMPVHVNVDLTIWNTGTID; encoded by the coding sequence ATGTTTCGTTGCAGTTGGAGCCTTAAACTCGCTTTGTGCCTTTGCTTATTCGTTGTGGGGCCAGGCTGTTCCCTCGATGTGCGGGAGTTAGATGAGGTTTCGATTGTCATGGCAACGGGGATTGATTGGGATGCCAATACGAACAAACATCGTATCATCGTATATGCGCTGCAACCTGCCAGTAAAGGCTCGAGTGCCCAGAGCAATGGGCTTATGGAATGGCTGGGCGCAGGTAATGGAAATTCTGTGATGGAAAGCGCGCAGAGCTTACGCAATCGCGCCAGCAAAAAGCTGTTTTGGTTTCATAATCGTATTTTTGTAATCGGCAAAGAAGCCGCACAGCATTCGCTACCTGAAATTGTTGACTTTTTGCAGCGCAATCGTGAAATTCGTAACACAAGCCTCATGCTCGTTAGCGACGGGACAGCGGAACAAATGCTGAAAGTTCGGCCCGAAACGAAAGATCTATTAGTAAACGAACTGTTCGGTATGATTCGCAATCAGGATGAAACCGGGAAAAGCCTCGGCATTTCGGTTAAAGATATGATTAATCGGAATGCCAACGCAACGCAGGGCTTTTTAACAGGCCGATTAGTGGCCTATCAGCCTAAAGAAAAGTCAGAAGATGTGCTCGCGCTTGAAGGAACATCTATTTTAAGAAACGGCAAATTTATTGGCTGGCTAAATAGTGAGGAAACGGCCGTGGCTCGCTTGTTGACGGATAGGGATACCGATAAAGTCCAATTCACGTGCGTCATCAAAGACGGCGCCAAACCATTCGGGGCGATAACGTCATTGTCAACGATTAAATCAAGAAGCATCCGACCCTATTTTGTGCGCAACCGCCCACATATCGATATTGATTTTGATCTGTTGTGCCAAATTAATGAAATCGCCAACAAACATACGCTTAGCCAGCAAGACATTTCCACGCTAGAGCAACATATTGAAACTTATGTCCAGCAGCAAGTAACGGCCATCATTAAAAAAGCACAACAACAGACAAGGGTCGATTATTTGGGCTTTAGCGAACAATTTTATAAGCATCATCCGACGAAGTGGAACCAGTTAAAATCGAATTGGGACGACGTATTTGCCACGATGCCTGTCCATGTAAACGTCGATCTTACGATATGGAACACGGGAACCATTGATTAA